The Streptomyces sp. HSG2 genome has a segment encoding these proteins:
- the purB gene encoding adenylosuccinate lyase: MTSAPAKPRIPNVLAGRYASAELAALWSPEEKVRLERRLWLAVLRAQKDLGVEVPDAAVAAYEGVLDQVDLASIAEREKVTRHDVKARIEEFNDLAGYEHVHKGMTSRDLTENVEQLQIRLSLEAVRDRTVAVLARLGRLSGEYAEMAMAGRSHNVAAQATTLGKRFATAADELLVAYGRLEELIGRYPLRGIKGPVGTAQDMLDLLGGDGDRLAELEGRIASHLGFSRTFGSVGQVYPRSLDYEVVTALVQVAAAPSSLAKTIRLMAGHDLVTEGFKPGQVGSSAMPHKMNTRSCERVNGLMVILRGYASMTGELAGDQWNEGDVSCSVVRRVALPDAFFALDGLLETFLTVLDEFGAFPAVVARELDRYLPFLATTKVLMAAVRAGVGREAAHEAIKENAVAAALSMRERGTERNELLDRLADDERIPLDRERLAALMADALSFTGAAADQVGAVAARVGEIVERRPEAAGYTPGAIL; encoded by the coding sequence GTGACTTCCGCTCCCGCCAAGCCCCGCATCCCGAACGTCCTCGCCGGCCGGTACGCGTCCGCCGAACTCGCCGCCCTCTGGTCCCCCGAGGAGAAGGTGAGGCTGGAGCGGCGACTCTGGCTGGCCGTCCTGCGCGCCCAGAAGGACCTGGGGGTGGAGGTCCCCGACGCGGCCGTCGCGGCCTACGAGGGTGTGCTGGACCAGGTCGACCTGGCCTCGATCGCCGAGCGGGAGAAGGTCACCCGCCACGACGTGAAGGCGCGCATCGAGGAGTTCAACGACCTCGCCGGGTACGAGCACGTCCACAAGGGCATGACCTCGCGGGACCTGACGGAGAACGTGGAACAGCTGCAGATCCGTCTCTCCCTGGAGGCGGTGCGCGACCGCACGGTGGCCGTGCTGGCCCGGCTGGGTCGGTTGTCCGGCGAGTACGCGGAGATGGCGATGGCGGGCCGCTCCCACAACGTGGCGGCCCAGGCCACGACCCTGGGCAAGCGGTTCGCGACCGCGGCGGACGAGTTGCTGGTCGCCTACGGCCGCCTGGAGGAGTTGATCGGGCGCTATCCCCTGCGAGGGATCAAGGGGCCGGTCGGCACCGCCCAGGACATGCTGGACCTGCTGGGGGGCGACGGGGACCGGCTCGCCGAGTTGGAGGGTCGGATCGCCTCCCACCTGGGCTTCTCCCGAACGTTCGGCTCGGTCGGGCAGGTGTACCCGAGGTCGTTGGACTACGAGGTGGTGACCGCGCTGGTGCAGGTGGCGGCGGCGCCCTCTTCGCTGGCGAAGACGATCCGGTTGATGGCCGGGCACGATCTCGTCACCGAGGGCTTCAAGCCCGGACAGGTCGGCTCGTCGGCGATGCCGCACAAGATGAACACCCGGTCCTGCGAGCGGGTGAACGGGCTGATGGTGATCCTGCGCGGCTACGCGTCGATGACCGGGGAGTTGGCGGGCGACCAGTGGAACGAGGGGGACGTGTCCTGCTCGGTGGTACGCCGCGTCGCCCTTCCGGACGCGTTCTTCGCCTTGGACGGGCTCTTGGAGACCTTCCTGACCGTGTTGGACGAGTTCGGGGCCTTCCCCGCCGTCGTCGCCCGCGAGTTGGACCGGTACCTGCCCTTCCTGGCCACGACCAAGGTGCTGATGGCGGCGGTGCGCGCCGGAGTCGGACGGGAGGCCGCGCACGAGGCGATCAAGGAGAACGCCGTGGCCGCCGCTCTGTCGATGCGGGAGCGGGGCACCGAGCGCAACGAGTTGCTGGACCGACTCGCCGACGACGAGCGGATTCCCCTGGACCGCGAGCGGTTGGCCGCGCTGATGGCGGACGCTCTGTCCTTCACCGGCGCCGCGGCGGACCAGGTGGGCGCCGTGGCCGCGCGCGTCGGGGAGATCGTCGAGCGGCGTCCCGAGGCCGCGGGATACACCCCGGGGGCGATTCTCTGA
- a CDS encoding SGNH/GDSL hydrolase family protein, with protein MRKIPEHSSLVAVGDSFTEGMSDRLPDGTYRGWADLLAARMAAGRPGFRYANLAVRGKLIGQIVDEQVDTAATMGADVVTLVGGLNDALRPTCDMGRVRALLTEAVERLAPACDRLVLMRSPGRRGPVMERFRPRMEALFACVDDLAARHGAVVVDLYGAPSLADPRMWADDRLHLTGEGHRRVAEAVWEALGYEPRDQDWREPAPAGPPPGWVSRRAADARFARDHLLPWIGRRVSGRSSGDGLPPKRPELSTFEG; from the coding sequence ATGCGGAAGATCCCCGAGCACTCCAGCCTGGTCGCCGTCGGCGACTCCTTCACCGAGGGCATGTCGGACCGGCTGCCCGACGGCACCTACCGCGGATGGGCCGATCTGCTGGCCGCCCGGATGGCCGCCGGAAGGCCGGGGTTCCGCTACGCCAACCTCGCGGTCAGGGGCAAGCTGATCGGGCAGATCGTGGACGAGCAGGTGGACACCGCCGCCACGATGGGCGCGGACGTCGTCACGCTGGTGGGCGGACTCAACGACGCACTGCGCCCGACGTGCGACATGGGGCGGGTCCGTGCCCTCCTGACCGAGGCCGTGGAACGGCTGGCGCCCGCCTGCGACCGCCTGGTGCTCATGCGAAGTCCGGGCCGTCGGGGCCCCGTCATGGAGCGGTTCCGGCCTCGGATGGAGGCGTTGTTCGCCTGCGTCGACGATCTCGCCGCGCGGCACGGCGCCGTCGTCGTCGACCTGTACGGCGCGCCGTCGCTCGCCGACCCCCGGATGTGGGCCGACGACCGGTTGCATCTGACGGGCGAGGGCCACAGGCGGGTGGCGGAGGCCGTGTGGGAGGCCCTGGGATACGAGCCGCGGGACCAGGACTGGCGCGAGCCGGCCCCGGCTGGCCCGCCTCCGGGGTGGGTGTCCCGACGGGCGGCCGACGCGCGGTTCGCCCGGGACCATCTGCTGCCGTGGATCGGGCGCCGGGTGTCCGGCCGTTCCTCGGGGGACGGGCTACCGCCCAAGCGACCGGAGCTGTCGACGTTCGAGGGCTGA
- a CDS encoding hemolysin family protein, whose product MIAAQLLVGLAMLVLNAFFVGAEFALISVRRSQVEPYAEEGDRRAKSVLWALRHVSALMATAQLGITLTTLVLGIVAEPAIAHLLEPAFEAAGVPSRLGHAVSFVLALALATYLHMLLGEMVPKNFAVAEPLRSALLLGPPLVALSRALRPVIFTVNAFANGVLRLLRVETQDEVAATFSDRELADIVTDAGQAGLIDQRARERLHDALELGRRPVRDVVVPLGHVVYARVGVTPDDLERLSARSGFSRFPVVDDGRRIVGYLHVKDALDAVPRDAPFAVGDIRSIARVRETTPMDDALSAMRGGRTHLAAVTGSDGRLAGMVTMEDVLRELLGRRA is encoded by the coding sequence ATGATCGCCGCGCAACTGCTCGTCGGTCTGGCGATGCTGGTGCTGAACGCGTTCTTCGTGGGCGCCGAGTTCGCCTTGATCTCGGTGCGGCGCAGTCAGGTCGAGCCCTACGCCGAGGAGGGCGACCGGCGGGCCAAGAGCGTGCTGTGGGCGCTGAGGCACGTCTCCGCCCTGATGGCGACGGCTCAACTCGGCATCACCCTGACCACCCTCGTCCTGGGCATCGTGGCGGAACCGGCCATCGCGCACCTGCTGGAACCGGCCTTCGAGGCGGCCGGCGTGCCGTCCCGGCTCGGACACGCCGTGTCCTTCGTGCTGGCGCTGGCCCTCGCCACCTACCTGCACATGCTGCTGGGCGAGATGGTCCCGAAGAACTTCGCGGTGGCGGAGCCGCTGCGCAGCGCGCTGCTGCTGGGCCCCCCGTTGGTCGCACTGTCCCGTGCCCTCCGTCCGGTGATCTTCACGGTCAACGCGTTCGCCAACGGGGTGCTGCGGCTGCTGCGGGTGGAGACGCAGGACGAGGTCGCGGCGACGTTCTCGGACCGGGAGCTGGCCGACATCGTGACGGACGCCGGCCAGGCGGGGCTGATCGACCAGCGCGCCCGCGAGAGGCTGCACGACGCGCTGGAACTGGGCCGACGCCCGGTGCGCGACGTGGTGGTGCCGCTCGGGCACGTGGTGTACGCCCGGGTGGGCGTCACGCCGGACGACCTGGAGCGGCTGTCCGCGCGGTCCGGGTTCTCCCGCTTCCCCGTGGTCGACGACGGCCGACGGATCGTCGGCTACCTACACGTCAAGGACGCCTTGGACGCGGTTCCCCGGGACGCGCCGTTCGCCGTCGGGGACATCCGGTCCATCGCGCGGGTACGGGAGACCACCCCGATGGACGACGCGTTGTCGGCGATGCGCGGCGGCCGGACGCACCTGGCGGCCGTCACGGGCTCGGACGGCCGGTTGGCCGGGATGGTGACCATGGAGGACGTGTTGCGGGAACTGCTCGGCCGGCGCGCCTGA
- a CDS encoding hemolysin family protein — protein MTETLLLLVAIALALACGAFVAAEFSLTTVERGELERAAARGERGAAGALKAVRNLTFELSGAQLGITVTNLVIGMLAEPSVAALLRGPLGDLGVSPSVASSLALVLGVALSTVVLMVVGELVPKNWAISSPLSVARVVGSPMRWFGILFRPFIGHLNDMANRIVRGFGVRPAEELASARGPRELAALARHSAREGALEADTAELFLRTLRLADLTAENVMTPRVRVIALADRATCEDVANATRATGLSRFPVYRESLDAVVGTAHVKDALAVPAGRRHRVPVSEVLREPLLVPESLTIDRLLDRLSERRTMAVVIDEYGGTAGVATLEDIVEEVVGEVRDEHDPQETPDLDPAGTGRDGRALFRADGAARLDQLAEVGLRVPVGPYETLAGLVASALGRIPRTGDVVEVAGWRLEVVDAAGHRASRLLLHAPPHDERRDHDDPGGRR, from the coding sequence TTGACCGAGACGCTCCTACTGCTGGTGGCGATCGCCCTGGCGCTGGCCTGCGGCGCCTTCGTGGCCGCCGAGTTCTCCCTGACCACGGTCGAGCGAGGGGAACTGGAGCGCGCGGCGGCCCGGGGCGAGCGCGGCGCCGCGGGCGCCCTGAAGGCGGTGAGGAACCTCACCTTCGAGCTGTCCGGGGCCCAGCTCGGCATCACCGTGACCAATCTGGTGATCGGCATGCTCGCGGAACCGTCCGTCGCGGCGCTGCTCAGAGGCCCTCTCGGTGACCTGGGGGTCTCTCCGTCCGTCGCCTCCTCGCTGGCCCTGGTACTGGGTGTCGCGCTGTCCACGGTGGTCCTGATGGTGGTCGGCGAGCTGGTGCCGAAGAACTGGGCGATCTCCTCGCCGCTGTCCGTTGCCAGGGTGGTCGGGTCGCCGATGCGGTGGTTCGGCATCCTGTTCCGTCCGTTCATCGGGCATCTGAACGACATGGCCAACAGGATCGTGCGGGGCTTCGGCGTGCGACCGGCCGAGGAGCTGGCGTCGGCGCGTGGCCCGCGCGAGCTGGCGGCGCTGGCGCGCCACTCCGCGCGGGAGGGCGCGCTGGAGGCGGACACGGCCGAGCTGTTCCTGCGGACCCTCCGCCTCGCCGACCTGACAGCGGAGAACGTGATGACACCGCGAGTGCGGGTGATCGCCCTGGCGGACCGCGCCACCTGCGAGGACGTGGCAAACGCGACCCGCGCCACGGGGCTGTCGCGCTTCCCCGTCTACCGGGAGAGCCTGGACGCCGTGGTCGGCACCGCCCACGTCAAGGACGCGCTGGCGGTACCGGCGGGCCGTCGACACCGAGTCCCGGTGTCCGAGGTGCTGCGCGAGCCACTGCTGGTGCCGGAGTCGCTCACCATCGATCGGCTGCTCGATCGGCTCTCCGAACGGCGGACCATGGCCGTCGTGATCGACGAGTACGGCGGGACGGCGGGCGTGGCGACGTTGGAGGACATCGTCGAGGAGGTCGTGGGCGAGGTCCGCGACGAGCACGACCCCCAGGAGACTCCCGACCTCGACCCGGCGGGGACCGGCCGGGACGGTCGAGCCCTGTTCCGGGCCGACGGCGCGGCCCGCTTGGACCAGTTGGCCGAGGTCGGACTGCGGGTGCCGGTGGGGCCCTACGAGACGCTCGCCGGCCTGGTCGCCTCCGCCCTGGGGCGGATCCCCCGGACCGGCGACGTCGTGGAGGTGGCTGGCTGGCGGCTGGAGGTGGTCGACGCCGCGGGACACCGCGCGTCCCGCCTGCTGCTGCACGCGCCCCCGCACGACGAGCGGCGCGACCACGACGACCCGGGCGGGCGCCGATGA
- the bioD gene encoding dethiobiotin synthase gives MSVLMVTGTGTGVGKTVVTAALAATARATGRSVAVLKAAQTGVRDDEPGDVDEVARLAGPLTTTELARYREPLAPATAARREGRAPVRPGRIAAAASELAEVHDLVLVEGAGGLLVRLDAEGGTLADVAGLLRAPVLVVTQAGLGTLNATELTARELRSRGLELPGLVIGSWPEPADLAARCNLADLPDVTGAPLLGAVPAGAGELAPAAFRAAAADWLAPRLGGRWDTAGFRAGRAL, from the coding sequence ATGTCCGTCCTGATGGTCACCGGCACCGGCACCGGCGTCGGCAAGACGGTGGTGACCGCCGCGCTGGCCGCCACCGCGCGCGCCACCGGCCGGTCCGTGGCGGTCCTGAAGGCCGCCCAGACCGGAGTCCGCGACGACGAGCCCGGCGATGTCGACGAGGTCGCGCGACTGGCCGGCCCCCTGACGACGACCGAGCTGGCCCGCTACCGGGAACCGCTGGCCCCGGCCACGGCGGCCCGCCGGGAGGGCCGCGCGCCGGTGCGCCCCGGCCGAATCGCGGCCGCCGCCTCCGAACTGGCCGAGGTGCACGACCTCGTGCTGGTCGAGGGGGCGGGCGGGCTGCTGGTGCGCCTGGATGCCGAGGGCGGCACCCTGGCCGATGTCGCGGGACTCCTGCGCGCCCCCGTGCTGGTGGTGACCCAGGCCGGGCTGGGCACCCTGAACGCCACCGAGCTGACCGCCCGTGAACTGCGCTCCAGGGGTCTGGAACTGCCCGGCCTGGTGATCGGCAGTTGGCCGGAACCCGCCGATCTCGCGGCTCGGTGCAATCTGGCCGATCTGCCGGACGTGACCGGAGCCCCCCTGCTCGGAGCCGTTCCCGCCGGGGCGGGGGAGCTGGCGCCCGCCGCCTTCCGGGCCGCGGCGGCCGACTGGCTGGCTCCCCGGCTCGGCGGCAGGTGGGACACGGCGGGGTTCCGGGCGGGCCGGGCTCTCTGA
- a CDS encoding adenosylmethionine--8-amino-7-oxononanoate transaminase — translation MPDPRLSLDELLALDRRHVWHPYGPMPGTDDPLVVESAHGVRLRLADGTGELIDGMSSWWSAIHGYDHPVLNEAARGQLDRVSHVMFGGLTHEPAVRLAKLLVDATPDGLEHVFLADSGSVSVEVAIKMCLQYWRSTGHPGKRRLLTWRGGYHGDTWHPMSVCDPEGGMHELWAGALPRQVFADVPPVTYREDYAERLRALVARHADELAAVIVEPVVQGAGGMRFHSPAYLRVLREACDAHDVLLVFDEIATGFGRTGALFAADHAAVAPDVMCLGKALTGGYLTLAATVCSTRVAEGISRGDVPVLAHGPTFMGNPLASAVACASIELLLGQDWRAEVRRVEAGLREGLAPAADLPGVTDVRVLGAIGVVQLDRPVDVRAATAAAVSEGVWLRPFRDLVYTMPPYVTGDEDLRRVTRAVRAAAGEG, via the coding sequence ATGCCTGATCCCCGGCTGAGCCTGGACGAACTCCTGGCCCTGGACCGTCGACACGTCTGGCACCCCTACGGCCCGATGCCCGGGACCGACGATCCTCTGGTGGTGGAGTCGGCGCACGGCGTGCGGCTGCGACTCGCCGACGGAACCGGCGAGTTGATCGACGGGATGTCGTCGTGGTGGTCGGCGATCCACGGCTACGACCATCCGGTCCTCAACGAGGCGGCGCGCGGTCAGCTGGATCGCGTGAGCCACGTGATGTTCGGTGGCCTCACCCACGAACCCGCCGTTCGACTGGCCAAGCTGCTGGTCGACGCCACGCCCGACGGTCTGGAGCACGTCTTCCTCGCGGACTCCGGATCGGTGTCGGTCGAGGTGGCGATCAAGATGTGCCTCCAGTACTGGCGCTCGACGGGCCACCCCGGCAAGCGCCGCCTGTTGACCTGGCGGGGCGGATACCACGGGGACACCTGGCACCCGATGTCGGTGTGCGACCCCGAGGGTGGGATGCACGAGCTGTGGGCCGGCGCCCTGCCGCGGCAGGTCTTCGCCGACGTGCCGCCCGTCACGTACCGCGAGGACTACGCCGAGCGGTTGCGCGCGTTGGTCGCCCGGCACGCCGACGAGTTGGCCGCGGTGATCGTCGAGCCGGTGGTGCAGGGCGCGGGGGGCATGCGGTTCCACTCCCCCGCCTACCTGCGGGTGCTCCGCGAGGCCTGCGACGCCCACGACGTCCTGCTGGTGTTCGACGAGATCGCGACCGGTTTCGGCCGGACCGGCGCGCTCTTCGCCGCCGACCACGCGGCCGTCGCCCCGGACGTGATGTGCCTCGGCAAGGCCCTCACCGGCGGCTACCTGACTCTGGCCGCGACCGTGTGCTCCACCCGTGTGGCCGAGGGCATCTCCCGGGGAGACGTACCCGTGCTCGCGCACGGGCCGACCTTCATGGGCAACCCCCTGGCCTCCGCGGTGGCGTGCGCCTCGATCGAGCTGCTGCTCGGCCAGGACTGGCGGGCGGAGGTCCGGCGCGTCGAGGCCGGGTTGCGCGAGGGGCTCGCCCCGGCGGCGGATCTGCCCGGGGTGACGGACGTGCGGGTTCTCGGAGCCATCGGCGTCGTGCAACTCGACCGACCCGTGGACGTGCGGGCCGCCACGGCGGCGGCCGTGAGCGAGGGCGTGTGGCTGCGTCCCTTCCGCGACCTCGTTTACACCATGCCGCCCTACGTCACCGGCGACGAGGACCTGCGACGAGTCACCCGCGCGGTGCGCGCGGCGGCCGGGGAGGGGTGA
- the bioB gene encoding biotin synthase BioB, producing MDLLNTLVDKGLRRETPTREEARAVLATSDDALLDVVAAAGRVRRHWFGRRVKLNYLVNLKSGLCPEDCSYCSQRLGSKAEILKYTWLKPDQASEAAAAGVGGGAKRVCLVASGRGPTDRDVERVSETIRTIKEKNEDVEVCACLGLLSDGQAERLRRAGADAYNHNLNTSEAGYADITSTHTYADRVDTVHKAHSAGLSPCSGLIAGMGETDEDLVDVAFSLRELDPDSVPVNFLIPMEGTPLAGEWHLTPQRCLRILAMVRFVCPDVEVRVAGGREVHLRTLQPLALHIANSIFLGDYLTSEGQAGRADLEMIADAGFEVEGADTTTLPGHRSRGTEGSGVARAEARAGRADGSPEPEPGGEPRTDLIAVRRRGAGTDVAPNA from the coding sequence ATGGACCTGTTGAACACGCTGGTGGACAAGGGGCTGCGCCGCGAGACGCCGACCCGCGAGGAGGCCCGGGCCGTTCTCGCCACGTCGGACGACGCCCTGCTCGACGTGGTGGCCGCGGCGGGCCGAGTACGCAGACACTGGTTCGGGCGGAGGGTGAAACTCAACTACCTCGTCAACCTCAAGTCCGGGCTGTGTCCCGAGGACTGTTCCTACTGCTCCCAGCGGCTCGGCTCGAAGGCCGAGATCCTGAAGTACACCTGGCTCAAGCCCGATCAGGCGTCCGAGGCCGCCGCGGCCGGGGTCGGCGGGGGCGCGAAGCGGGTGTGCCTGGTGGCCAGCGGACGCGGTCCGACCGACCGGGACGTGGAGCGGGTGTCGGAGACGATCAGGACGATCAAGGAGAAGAACGAGGACGTCGAGGTCTGCGCCTGCCTGGGTCTCCTCTCGGACGGCCAGGCGGAACGCCTGCGCCGGGCGGGGGCCGACGCCTACAACCACAATCTCAACACCTCCGAGGCCGGCTACGCCGACATCACCAGCACCCACACCTACGCCGATCGGGTGGACACCGTCCACAAGGCGCACTCGGCGGGGTTGTCGCCGTGCTCCGGCCTCATCGCGGGCATGGGCGAGACCGACGAGGACCTCGTCGACGTGGCGTTCTCGCTGCGCGAACTCGATCCGGACTCCGTCCCCGTCAACTTCCTGATCCCGATGGAGGGCACACCGCTGGCCGGCGAGTGGCATCTCACCCCGCAGCGGTGCCTGCGCATCCTGGCGATGGTGCGGTTCGTCTGTCCGGACGTGGAGGTACGCGTCGCCGGCGGACGCGAGGTGCACCTGCGCACGCTGCAACCACTCGCCCTGCACATCGCCAACTCGATCTTCCTCGGGGACTACCTCACCAGCGAGGGCCAGGCGGGCCGCGCCGATCTGGAGATGATCGCCGACGCCGGGTTCGAGGTCGAGGGGGCCGACACCACGACCCTGCCGGGCCACCGGTCCAGGGGCACGGAGGGCTCCGGTGTCGCCCGCGCCGAGGCGCGTGCGGGCCGTGCGGACGGATCGCCGGAACCGGAGCCGGGCGGGGAGCCCCGCACCGACCTGATCGCCGTACGGCGACGGGGAGCGGGCACGGACGTCGCGCCCAATGCCTGA